Genomic segment of Apium graveolens cultivar Ventura chromosome 7, ASM990537v1, whole genome shotgun sequence:
ATTTGTGGATGAAGCCTCTAATGGGGATGGTGCAGGAGCTGGAATCGAGTTAATCGGCCCGGAGACGCACAAGATCAGGCGCGCGACCCATCTGGCCTTTCACGCAACCAACAATGATGTTGAGTATGAGGCCCTGATCAACGGTCTCAAGCTATCTTTAGAAATGAAGATGGAGAATTTGAATGTGTTTAGTGACTCCATGATTGTGGTATATGAGATAAACGGAGGGTATCAAGCTAAGGGGCCGAGAACAGAGCTTTACCTGAAGTGTGCGCAGAGGATAATCACGAGGTTCAACGAGGTGAGGCTGGAACTAATCCCGCGTAGGCAGACTAAAGGCGCGGATGAGATAGCTAAGCTCGGCTCACGCCGTGAGGCCATTCTGCTAGGGGTCGTGCCCCTTAACATACAGAGGCAGCCTAGTGTGCCCGAGCACGGGGTGGGTAGCCTTAGTGATAACCTCGGCCCC
This window contains:
- the LOC141673897 gene encoding uncharacterized protein LOC141673897 yields the protein MKMENLNVFSDSMIVVYEINGGYQAKGPRTELYLKCAQRIITRFNEVRLELIPRRQTKGADEIAKLGSRREAILLGVVPLNIQRQPSVPEHGVGSLSDNLGPTWMTPILAYIKKGSLPDEKNEARRVRYKTTRYVIYDGILYRRGFSVPLLKCIDGDECNYILREVHEGINGNHSGVALWLRKSSVKATTGQR